Below is a genomic region from Miscanthus floridulus cultivar M001 chromosome 1, ASM1932011v1, whole genome shotgun sequence.
CCCCATTTTGTCCCAGAGAAATATAAGTACTGTATTTTTTTTTGATATAACCTGTCGTTATTGGCAATTTTTGTTACATGATGACATCAGGACGGAGGTACTCCCCAAGCTACTCACCTGTTAGAAGGGACTGTTACAGTTCCCGCTACTCGCCTGATCGGAGGGACCGTTACAGTTCCCGCTACTCACCTGATCGTGACCTGTCTTATTCTCCTTATGGTAGAGGCTGGTCATACTCTCCATATGACAGAAGGCGATCATACTCTCCTAATGGCAGGCATGGATCATATTCCCCCTACGATCGGCGGCGATCACACTCACCTTACTACAGAAGCCGGTATCGTTCAAGGTCTCCATATTGCTACAGAAGACGGAGGCCACCTTCTGTTTCGCCATACTACAGCCGGCGCTGGTATAGATCTGTCTCCAAGTCACCCAGTGTTTCTCCAAGGGCCAGAGGGCGGAGCTATTCCCGCAGTTTATCACCACAGAGAAGCTACTCTCGCAGCCATTCCCCAGAATCGGAGAGATCAACGAGCTACTCTCCTAAGAAAGGGAGTAGAAGGGAACCCTCACGTAGCAGATATTCTGGCAAGAGGCGTCATTCAAGGGAAAGCTACTCTCATAGCCGCAGTTTGTACTCCAGGTCTATGTCTAGGGAGCGCTCGGCTTGATCTGCGAGGCGTATCGTCCTAGGTGGTGGTTATAAGATATGCCCTGTATCTGTATTTGTCAGAACTGATGTATTTTCAAGGTCATTACTCTGGTATTGTGAACTTGAGAACAGCATGGATGTGTG
It encodes:
- the LOC136548058 gene encoding serine/arginine-rich splicing factor SR45a isoform X2 — protein: MSYSRGSRYGSRSPYSRSSYSRYRSRSRSVDSSDAENPGNNLYVTGLSARVTDRDLEKHFSTEGEVIDASIVHDPWTRESRGFGFVTMATVKEADCCIKYLDRSVLEGRVISVEKAKRRRGRTPTPGKYLGTKSSRGRRYSPSYSPVRRDCYSSRYSPDRRDRYSSRYSPDRDLSYSPYGRGWSYSPYDRRRSYSPNGRHGSYSPYDRRRSHSPYYRSRYRSRSPYCYRRRRPPSVSPYYSRRWYRSVSKSPSVSPRARGRSYSRSLSPQRSYSRSHSPESERSTSYSPKKGSRREPSRSRYSGKRRHSRESYSHSRSLYSRSMSRERSA
- the LOC136548058 gene encoding serine/arginine-rich splicing factor SR45a isoform X1; this encodes MSYSRGSSERYGSRSPYSRSSYSRYRSRSRSVDSSDAENPGNNLYVTGLSARVTDRDLEKHFSTEGEVIDASIVHDPWTRESRGFGFVTMATVKEADCCIKYLDRSVLEGRVISVEKAKRRRGRTPTPGKYLGTKSSRGRRYSPSYSPVRRDCYSSRYSPDRRDRYSSRYSPDRDLSYSPYGRGWSYSPYDRRRSYSPNGRHGSYSPYDRRRSHSPYYRSRYRSRSPYCYRRRRPPSVSPYYSRRWYRSVSKSPSVSPRARGRSYSRSLSPQRSYSRSHSPESERSTSYSPKKGSRREPSRSRYSGKRRHSRESYSHSRSLYSRSMSRERSA